One region of Flavobacterium sp. KACC 22763 genomic DNA includes:
- a CDS encoding NADH-quinone oxidoreductase subunit N yields the protein MNTLIAITGLGIFCLLFEILNLRKAIVPITILGLLGVLALNYCEFGAEQSYYNNMIAVSKFSTAFSSLFIVLTIFLVALSHNFYQNHPTKISDYVAIKVFLLAGAVAMVSFGNLAMFFLGIEILSIALYVLAASDRLNIKSNEAGMKYFLMGSFASGIILFGICLIYGAMGTFDITEIHESALSAELPIWFPIGLILMIIGMLFKVAAVPFHFWAPDVYEGSPALTTALMSTLAKVVAIATLFKLISGMNVIASLENQDLLHTFEIIVVIISIASMSVGNIMALRQVNVKRMLAFSGISHAGFMLMTLLTVSASAGVLLYYTTAYALAGIAAFSVILYVCRDHDNEDITNFHGLGKTNPLLAAVLTASLLSMAGIPIFSGFFAKLFLFNQTIQAGYIGLVIVAVINSIISVGYYFKLIIAMYSKEPNQERTGRPFLIYATAVVSIVLNIALGLFPSLVLDLLK from the coding sequence ATGAATACATTAATAGCTATAACAGGATTGGGTATTTTCTGCCTATTGTTTGAAATTCTTAATTTAAGAAAGGCGATCGTTCCTATTACCATTTTGGGTTTATTAGGCGTATTGGCACTTAATTACTGTGAATTTGGAGCAGAACAAAGTTATTACAACAACATGATAGCAGTGAGTAAGTTTTCTACAGCTTTTTCATCATTGTTTATCGTTTTGACGATTTTCCTTGTAGCATTAAGTCATAATTTTTACCAAAATCACCCAACGAAAATTTCAGATTACGTTGCAATTAAAGTATTCTTGCTAGCTGGAGCTGTAGCAATGGTTTCTTTTGGAAACTTGGCTATGTTCTTCTTAGGAATTGAAATCTTGTCTATTGCTTTATATGTTTTAGCGGCAAGTGATCGTTTGAATATAAAAAGTAACGAAGCAGGTATGAAATATTTCTTAATGGGATCTTTTGCATCTGGAATTATTTTATTCGGAATCTGTTTGATTTACGGAGCAATGGGAACTTTTGATATAACTGAAATTCACGAAAGTGCTTTATCTGCAGAATTACCAATCTGGTTTCCTATTGGTTTGATTTTAATGATTATCGGAATGTTATTTAAAGTTGCAGCTGTTCCTTTCCACTTCTGGGCTCCAGACGTGTACGAAGGTTCTCCAGCTTTAACAACAGCTTTGATGAGTACTTTAGCAAAAGTAGTGGCTATCGCAACCCTATTTAAGTTGATTTCTGGAATGAATGTTATTGCTTCTTTAGAAAATCAAGACCTTTTACATACGTTTGAAATTATTGTTGTTATTATCTCTATCGCTTCAATGTCTGTTGGTAATATTATGGCATTAAGACAAGTAAACGTAAAACGTATGCTTGCTTTCTCTGGAATCTCTCATGCAGGTTTCATGTTAATGACATTACTAACGGTTTCTGCTTCAGCTGGAGTTTTATTATATTACACTACTGCTTATGCATTGGCTGGAATCGCAGCTTTCAGTGTTATTTTATATGTTTGCAGAGATCATGATAACGAAGATATTACAAACTTCCACGGTTTAGGAAAAACAAACCCACTATTGGCAGCTGTTCTTACAGCTTCATTATTATCAATGGCTGGGATTCCTATTTTCTCTGGATTCTTTGCTAAATTGTTCTTATTCAATCAAACTATTCAAGCAGGATATATCGGTTTAGTAATTGTAGCAGTAATCAACTCTATTATTAGTGTTGGATATTATTTCAAACTGATTATCGCAATGTATTCTAAAGAACCAAACCAAGAAAGAACAGGAAGACCATTTCTTATTTATGCTACAGCTGTAGTATCAATTGTTCTAAACATAGCATTAGGTTTATTTCCATCATTAGTTTTAGACTTATTGAAATAA
- the nuoK gene encoding NADH-quinone oxidoreductase subunit NuoK yields MGNILNQIGIENYIFLSVVLFCIGIFGVLYRRNAIIVFMSIEIMLNAVNLLFVAFSTYHQDAQGQVFVFFSMAVAAAEVAVGLAILVSIFRNIGSISIDNLKNLKG; encoded by the coding sequence ATGGGTAATATATTAAATCAAATAGGTATTGAAAACTACATCTTTTTGAGTGTTGTACTTTTCTGTATTGGAATTTTTGGTGTATTGTACAGACGAAATGCTATTATCGTTTTCATGTCTATCGAAATTATGTTGAATGCGGTAAACCTTTTATTTGTTGCTTTTTCAACTTATCATCAAGATGCACAAGGACAAGTTTTTGTGTTCTTCTCGATGGCGGTTGCTGCAGCCGAAGTTGCGGTAGGATTGGCCATTTTAGTTTCTATCTTTAGAAATATCGGATCAATCAGTATCGATAATTTAAAAAATTTAAAAGGATAA
- a CDS encoding pectate lyase family protein, whose product MKKNLLFVAVFLMTVQLWAQTIQINEASGWLESAFVKWQPVSGAQTYNVYYTGNGFTDQKIDDQLIRSYGSYFRADIPGLKAGTYTVKVKPVVNGVEGTGATTGNLTVSAQDRNGFAFEGGRVPGGYKADGTPKDNAVILYITQNTKNTISMNITGASANPCIGLQNILYAIKKGKDTRPFIIRLIGNITDMTVMEGGDVVIENANNASSYVTIEGIGDDAVANGWGVRLKSASNIEVSNLGFMNCDSTAGDNVGMQQDNDHVWVHNCDLFYGNAGSDADQIKGDGALDNKTSTYITLSYNHFWDNGKASLLGLSEGTTSGLYITYHHNWFDHSDSRHPRVRYYSAHIYNNYYDGVSKYGAGSTMGSSLFVEGNYYRNSKHPMLTSLQGSDIWDEANQVNNAGTMGTFSGEAGGSIKAFNNTFDASNGTNNMRFVAYNDPNPLYNISGKISSTTDFDAYVAATRGEVVSSSVKSKSGANVYNNFDTDANLYVKNLTIDTPAAAKTKTTQYAGRVSGGDLKWTFNNATDDTSSLVITALKTALTNYTGTLVAVQGEGNPPAGTQTLTLTSASNNNQTVVSGTAISSIVFTWGGDATDATVTGLPASGLSFVKNATAKTITISGTPTATVSYSIATSGTSGSPATGSGTVTVTPAGTQTLTSSGNNSQTVSSGTAIASIVFTWGGNATDASVTGLPASGLSFVKNTTAKTITITGTPTANVSYTVTTSGTAGTPVSASGTITVTTGSGGGSELHNFTTSGKTSTFYSITGNMNSTPGSVTYNGLTLTERLKIESSTSITYTTTSASTLTLVFDSSFTGTIKVDNVSYTASAGIVTASIAAGSHTITKGSVANLFYISTVYSGTTLRMAVATETAEKESTETSQIILYPNPLSDTLYLSDPEQKVQKVLIYNISGNLVINSGNSQSIDTSSLIPGTYLAKIYTVDGSFNQTLIKK is encoded by the coding sequence ATGAAGAAAAACCTACTTTTCGTGGCTGTCTTTCTTATGACAGTTCAATTATGGGCCCAAACCATCCAAATTAATGAAGCTTCTGGCTGGCTGGAATCTGCTTTTGTAAAATGGCAGCCAGTCAGTGGTGCCCAAACCTATAATGTGTATTACACAGGAAACGGATTTACAGATCAGAAAATAGATGACCAGCTTATTAGAAGTTATGGCTCTTATTTTCGTGCTGATATTCCAGGTCTTAAAGCCGGAACGTATACTGTAAAAGTTAAACCCGTAGTAAATGGTGTTGAAGGCACTGGAGCTACAACTGGCAATCTAACTGTAAGTGCACAAGACAGAAACGGATTTGCATTTGAAGGTGGCCGTGTTCCTGGAGGATACAAAGCAGATGGAACTCCAAAAGACAATGCTGTGATTCTTTACATTACCCAAAACACTAAAAACACTATTTCAATGAATATTACTGGAGCTAGTGCAAATCCTTGCATTGGTTTACAAAATATTCTTTATGCAATAAAAAAAGGAAAAGATACACGTCCGTTTATCATTCGTTTAATTGGGAATATCACTGACATGACCGTTATGGAAGGTGGTGACGTTGTTATTGAAAATGCAAACAATGCTTCTAGTTACGTTACCATTGAAGGTATTGGAGATGATGCCGTTGCAAATGGATGGGGCGTTAGATTAAAATCTGCTTCAAACATCGAAGTGAGCAATCTTGGATTTATGAACTGCGATAGTACTGCAGGCGATAACGTAGGAATGCAGCAGGATAATGACCACGTTTGGGTCCACAACTGTGACTTGTTCTACGGAAATGCAGGAAGCGATGCTGACCAGATAAAAGGTGACGGAGCATTAGATAATAAGACTTCGACTTATATCACATTATCTTACAACCATTTCTGGGATAATGGAAAAGCAAGTCTTTTAGGATTAAGCGAAGGGACAACGTCAGGACTGTACATCACTTATCACCACAACTGGTTTGATCACTCAGATTCTCGTCATCCTCGTGTACGTTATTATTCAGCTCATATTTACAACAACTATTATGATGGAGTTTCAAAATATGGAGCAGGATCAACTATGGGATCTTCACTTTTCGTTGAAGGAAATTATTATAGAAATAGCAAGCACCCAATGCTAACTTCTCTTCAAGGTTCTGACATTTGGGACGAAGCTAATCAAGTGAATAATGCAGGAACAATGGGAACATTTTCTGGCGAAGCTGGAGGAAGTATAAAAGCTTTCAATAATACTTTTGACGCTTCTAACGGAACAAACAACATGCGTTTTGTAGCTTACAATGATCCAAATCCGTTGTACAATATCTCCGGAAAAATAAGCTCTACAACAGATTTTGACGCATATGTAGCTGCAACAAGAGGAGAAGTGGTAAGCAGTTCTGTAAAATCTAAATCTGGTGCTAATGTCTATAACAACTTCGATACAGATGCTAATTTGTATGTGAAAAATTTAACTATCGATACTCCAGCCGCTGCAAAGACAAAAACTACTCAATATGCAGGACGTGTTTCTGGAGGAGATTTGAAATGGACATTTAATAATGCCACAGATGATACTTCTTCTCTAGTTATTACAGCTTTAAAAACAGCTCTTACAAACTACACTGGAACTTTAGTTGCCGTACAAGGTGAAGGGAATCCTCCTGCTGGAACACAAACTTTAACTTTAACTTCTGCTTCAAACAACAATCAAACAGTTGTTAGCGGAACAGCAATTTCATCAATAGTATTTACATGGGGCGGAGATGCAACTGATGCAACCGTAACAGGATTACCTGCTTCTGGCTTATCTTTTGTAAAAAATGCAACAGCAAAAACTATCACTATTTCAGGTACGCCAACTGCAACAGTTTCGTACTCCATTGCAACTTCTGGAACTAGTGGTTCCCCAGCTACTGGTTCTGGAACTGTAACAGTAACTCCAGCTGGAACGCAAACATTAACTTCATCTGGGAATAATAGCCAAACTGTTTCTTCTGGAACTGCTATTGCTTCGATTGTATTTACTTGGGGCGGAAACGCTACAGATGCATCTGTAACTGGATTACCTGCTTCTGGACTTTCTTTTGTAAAAAATACAACTGCAAAGACTATCACTATCACCGGAACTCCAACTGCAAATGTTTCTTATACTGTAACAACTTCTGGAACAGCTGGAACACCAGTGTCTGCATCAGGAACAATAACAGTTACTACAGGTTCAGGTGGAGGATCTGAATTACATAATTTTACTACATCAGGTAAAACAAGTACATTCTACTCTATTACAGGAAATATGAATTCAACTCCAGGTTCTGTAACTTACAATGGACTAACACTTACTGAGCGTCTAAAAATAGAATCAAGCACATCTATAACGTATACAACAACAAGTGCGTCTACTTTAACTTTGGTTTTCGACTCAAGTTTTACTGGAACCATCAAAGTAGATAATGTTTCTTATACGGCATCAGCAGGTATCGTAACGGCTTCAATTGCTGCTGGTTCTCACACTATAACAAAAGGTTCTGTTGCAAATCTATTCTACATCAGCACAGTTTACAGTGGAACTACTTTAAGAATGGCTGTAGCAACTGAAACTGCTGAGAAAGAAAGCACAGAAACTTCACAAATAATCTTATATCCGAATCCACTTTCAGACACTTTATACTTATCAGATCCTGAACAAAAAGTACAAAAAGTACTTATCTATAATATATCTGGAAATCTAGTGATTAATTCTGGAAATTCTCAAAGCATTGATACAAGCAGTTTAATTCCTGGCACTTACCTAGCCAAAATTTATACTGTCGATGGATCATTTAACCAAACACTAATTAAAAAATAA
- the nuoL gene encoding NADH-quinone oxidoreductase subunit L encodes MDTNLALILVLTPLLGFLVNVFFGKSLGKTVSGAIGTIAVAISFVVSLLLFNQITSTGKGIEVTLFDWIQISNLKINLGFLLDQLSVLWLLFVTGIGSLIHLYSISYMHDDENMHKFFSYLNLFVFFMITLVIGSNLLVLFIGWEGVGLCSYLLIGFWHKNQDYNDAAKKAFIMNRIGDLGLLIGMFIIGSMFSTLDYATLKTAIAGATNLNLPLLSLAALCLFIGACGKSAQIPLYTWLPDAMAGPTPVSALIHAATMVTAGIFMVTRLNFVFDLATDVQSVIAIIGAITSLVAATIGLVQNDIKKVLAYSTVSQLGLMFLALGFGAYEVAVFHVITHAFFKACLFLGSGSVIHGLHGEQDMRNMGGLRKAMPITFWTMLISSLAISGVPFFSGFFSKDEILLTAFHHSIPLYVVGSVASIMTAFYMFRLMFLTFFKEFRGTEEQKHHLHESGSLITIPLIILAILATFGGLISLPGNSWLNGYLAPLFTKVAGEEHHLGATEYTLMGVAVLGGLLGILIAYVKYFKQDNVPESDENITGLSKVLYNKYYVDEVYDAVFVTPVNSLSKFFRDYIETGLSALVFGLGKIANEIAFQGKKLQTGSIGLYLFVFVLGLCAIVSYIFLAQ; translated from the coding sequence ATGGATACCAATTTAGCTTTAATTTTAGTTTTAACTCCTTTACTAGGTTTTCTAGTAAATGTCTTTTTTGGAAAAAGCTTAGGAAAAACAGTTTCTGGTGCAATCGGAACTATTGCCGTAGCAATTTCTTTTGTAGTTTCTCTTTTACTTTTTAATCAAATAACTTCAACTGGAAAAGGAATTGAAGTTACTTTATTTGATTGGATTCAAATTAGCAACTTAAAAATCAACCTTGGATTTTTATTAGATCAATTATCTGTTCTTTGGTTACTTTTCGTAACTGGAATCGGATCTTTGATTCACTTATACTCTATAAGTTACATGCACGATGATGAAAATATGCATAAGTTTTTTTCTTATTTAAATCTATTCGTTTTCTTCATGATTACACTTGTAATTGGAAGTAACTTATTAGTTCTTTTCATCGGATGGGAAGGTGTTGGACTTTGTTCTTACCTATTAATTGGATTCTGGCATAAAAACCAGGATTACAATGATGCTGCGAAAAAAGCTTTCATCATGAACAGAATTGGAGATTTAGGTTTATTAATCGGAATGTTCATCATTGGCTCAATGTTCTCAACATTAGATTATGCAACTTTAAAAACGGCAATTGCTGGAGCTACAAATTTAAATTTACCATTACTTTCTCTAGCTGCTTTATGCTTGTTTATTGGAGCTTGTGGTAAATCTGCTCAAATTCCGTTATACACTTGGTTACCTGATGCGATGGCTGGACCAACTCCAGTTTCTGCATTAATCCACGCAGCTACGATGGTTACTGCTGGTATCTTTATGGTAACAAGATTAAACTTTGTTTTTGACCTTGCAACAGACGTTCAAAGTGTAATCGCAATTATTGGAGCAATCACTTCATTAGTCGCTGCTACAATTGGATTAGTTCAAAACGATATCAAAAAAGTATTAGCTTACTCTACAGTTTCTCAATTAGGTTTAATGTTTTTAGCATTAGGTTTTGGAGCTTATGAAGTAGCAGTTTTCCACGTAATCACTCACGCTTTCTTTAAAGCTTGTTTATTCTTAGGATCTGGATCTGTTATTCACGGATTACATGGAGAACAAGATATGCGTAACATGGGAGGTTTGCGTAAAGCAATGCCAATTACATTCTGGACCATGTTGATTTCTTCTTTAGCAATCTCAGGAGTTCCATTTTTCTCAGGATTCTTTTCTAAAGACGAAATTTTATTGACAGCTTTCCACCACAGTATTCCATTATACGTTGTTGGATCTGTTGCTTCAATTATGACAGCTTTCTATATGTTCCGTTTAATGTTCTTGACTTTCTTCAAAGAATTTAGAGGAACAGAAGAACAAAAACATCATTTACACGAAAGTGGTTCATTAATTACTATTCCGCTTATCATCTTGGCTATTTTGGCAACTTTTGGCGGATTAATCAGTTTACCTGGAAATAGCTGGTTGAATGGTTACCTTGCTCCTCTTTTCACAAAAGTAGCAGGCGAAGAACACCACTTAGGCGCAACAGAATACACTTTAATGGGTGTTGCAGTTTTAGGCGGATTACTAGGTATTTTAATTGCTTATGTTAAATACTTTAAACAAGATAATGTTCCAGAATCTGATGAAAACATTACTGGTTTAAGCAAAGTGTTATACAACAAATATTATGTAGACGAAGTTTACGATGCAGTATTTGTAACGCCAGTTAATAGTTTATCTAAATTCTTTAGAGATTACATCGAGACAGGATTATCTGCACTTGTTTTTGGATTAGGTAAAATAGCAAACGAAATTGCTTTCCAAGGAAAAAAATTACAAACCGGAAGTATAGGATTATATCTATTTGTATTTGTTTTAGGACTTTGCGCAATTGTTTCCTATATATTTTTAGCTCAATAA
- a CDS encoding NADH-quinone oxidoreductase subunit J family protein: MIHIPDFAHATTIQVIFCFLAFITVITAFLTIFSRNPIHSAIYLVICFFSIAGHYLLLNSQFLAVVHIIVYSGAIMILFLFTIMLMNLNEQREVHRPRITRLGAIVSFCLILIVLITIFINSKPIVGEYDSTGEDFQSIKVLGKILLNEYMVPFEFASILLLVAMIGTVLLSKKEKLNK; encoded by the coding sequence ATGATACATATTCCTGATTTTGCACACGCAACAACTATTCAAGTTATCTTTTGCTTTTTAGCGTTCATTACCGTTATTACTGCTTTCTTGACTATTTTCAGCAGAAATCCGATTCATAGTGCCATCTACTTGGTAATTTGTTTCTTTTCTATTGCTGGTCATTATTTACTATTAAATTCTCAGTTTTTAGCTGTTGTTCATATAATAGTCTACTCCGGAGCTATTATGATTCTGTTCCTGTTTACCATCATGTTGATGAACCTGAACGAGCAGCGAGAAGTTCACCGTCCTAGAATTACACGTTTAGGCGCTATTGTTTCTTTCTGTTTAATATTGATTGTTTTAATCACAATCTTTATCAACTCGAAACCAATTGTTGGTGAATACGATTCTACTGGAGAAGATTTCCAATCAATTAAAGTTTTAGGTAAAATATTATTGAACGAATATATGGTTCCGTTCGAATTTGCTTCGATCTTGCTTTTGGTTGCTATGATTGGAACAGTTCTATTGTCTAAAAAAGAAAAATTAAATAAATAA
- a CDS encoding complex I subunit 4 family protein, which translates to MNVSTILIILLIGAFATYFSGDKLASKVALLFSLAALGCSIVLLNNYNAGENISVINSWINQPKISFALNGDGLGLAMVLLTAALTPIIIFSSFGNEYKNAKGFYALILFMAFAMAGTFLAADGLLYYIFWELALIPIYFIALIWGNGDAEERRKAVVKFFIYTLAGSLFMLTAFIYLYTKAGSFLIEDLYKLNLSACEQFWIFLAFFLAYAIKIPIIPFHTWQANVYQKAPTVGTMLLSGIMLKMGLYSVLRWQLPLAPIAAKEYMHIFIALGIAGVIYGSIVALRQKDLKKLLAYSSLAHVGLIAAGSYTLTLDGFRGSVMQMIAHGFVVVGLFFAAEVIFRRYETREISEMGGIRTQSPKFTSMFLILVLASVALPSTFNFVGEFTVLYSLSQINIWFAILGGTTIILGAYYMLRMFQHVMLGETNSKAFADVTLNEGISFAVIIAVLLFFGFYPKPITDLITPSLENILQVINKN; encoded by the coding sequence ATGAACGTTTCTACTATATTAATTATACTTTTAATTGGTGCATTTGCCACTTACTTTTCTGGTGACAAACTAGCTTCAAAAGTTGCTTTACTTTTTAGTTTAGCCGCTTTAGGATGTTCAATTGTATTATTGAATAATTATAATGCTGGCGAAAATATCAGCGTAATCAACAGCTGGATTAATCAGCCAAAAATTTCTTTCGCATTAAACGGTGATGGACTTGGACTTGCAATGGTTTTATTAACTGCAGCTTTAACTCCGATAATCATATTTTCTTCTTTCGGAAATGAATATAAAAATGCAAAAGGCTTTTATGCTCTAATCTTGTTTATGGCTTTTGCTATGGCAGGAACTTTCTTAGCAGCTGATGGTCTTTTATATTATATCTTCTGGGAGTTAGCTCTTATTCCAATCTACTTTATTGCCTTGATCTGGGGTAATGGCGATGCTGAAGAGCGTAGAAAAGCAGTGGTTAAATTCTTTATTTACACACTTGCTGGTTCATTATTCATGTTAACTGCTTTTATCTATTTATACACAAAAGCAGGTTCTTTCTTAATCGAAGATTTATACAAATTAAACTTATCTGCTTGTGAGCAATTCTGGATTTTCTTGGCTTTCTTCTTAGCTTATGCTATCAAAATTCCAATTATTCCTTTCCACACTTGGCAGGCAAATGTGTACCAAAAAGCACCAACTGTTGGAACAATGCTTTTATCTGGTATCATGCTAAAAATGGGATTGTACAGCGTTCTTCGTTGGCAATTGCCACTTGCTCCGATCGCAGCTAAAGAATACATGCATATCTTTATCGCTTTAGGAATTGCAGGTGTAATCTACGGTTCAATCGTTGCATTGAGACAAAAAGATTTAAAGAAATTATTAGCTTATTCTTCTCTTGCTCACGTTGGATTAATTGCTGCTGGATCTTATACTTTAACTCTTGATGGTTTTAGAGGTTCAGTTATGCAAATGATCGCTCACGGTTTTGTTGTAGTGGGATTATTCTTTGCTGCTGAAGTAATTTTCAGAAGATACGAAACTAGAGAAATTTCAGAAATGGGCGGTATTCGTACGCAATCTCCAAAATTTACATCAATGTTTTTAATCTTAGTATTAGCTTCTGTTGCATTGCCAAGTACATTTAACTTTGTTGGAGAGTTTACAGTATTATACAGTTTATCTCAAATCAATATTTGGTTTGCTATTCTTGGCGGTACTACTATTATTCTAGGAGCTTACTATATGTTAAGAATGTTCCAGCATGTAATGTTAGGAGAAACAAACTCTAAAGCTTTTGCTGATGTTACACTTAACGAGGGAATTTCATTTGCTGTAATCATTGCAGTTTTATTATTCTTTGGTTTCTATCCAAAACCAATCACAGATTTGATTACACCAAGCTTGGAAAACATTTTACAAGTTATCAATAAGAACTAA
- a CDS encoding Bax inhibitor-1/YccA family protein, whose product MNFNSKNPFLNSKRFSSNAEPRTEVHQAQIIDYNQEMTVSGTINKTAILFLILCGAAMVTWWMTFNGMNPMLPTIGGAIVGFILVLVSSFKPQLSPYLAPGYALFEGLFIGGISAIFELKVPGIVINAVGATLVTFLVCLGLYKFKIVKVTEQFKSVVVAATLAIATYYLISWVVSMLSSSWTPVHYGNSMMSIGISVFVIIIAALNLFLDFDLIEKGAREKMPKYMEWFGAMGLMITLVWLYIEFLRLLLKLSSKD is encoded by the coding sequence ATGAACTTTAATTCAAAAAATCCATTTTTAAACAGTAAGCGTTTCTCATCAAATGCTGAACCAAGAACAGAAGTACACCAAGCTCAAATTATTGATTACAATCAAGAAATGACGGTGTCTGGAACAATTAACAAAACAGCAATCTTATTTCTAATCTTATGCGGTGCTGCTATGGTGACATGGTGGATGACTTTTAATGGAATGAACCCAATGCTTCCTACAATAGGAGGAGCAATTGTTGGTTTCATTTTGGTATTAGTTTCTTCGTTCAAACCACAGTTATCTCCTTACCTAGCGCCGGGATATGCTTTATTTGAAGGATTATTTATAGGAGGTATTTCTGCAATATTTGAATTAAAAGTTCCTGGAATTGTAATTAATGCAGTTGGAGCAACTCTTGTTACTTTCTTAGTCTGCCTCGGTTTATACAAATTTAAAATTGTTAAAGTTACTGAACAGTTCAAATCTGTTGTGGTTGCCGCAACATTGGCAATTGCAACTTATTATTTAATTTCTTGGGTTGTATCAATGTTGTCAAGCAGCTGGACGCCTGTTCATTATGGAAATTCTATGATGAGTATCGGTATCAGTGTTTTTGTTATCATTATTGCAGCTCTTAACCTTTTCTTAGATTTTGATTTAATTGAAAAAGGAGCCAGAGAAAAAATGCCAAAATATATGGAATGGTTTGGAGCCATGGGATTAATGATTACATTGGTTTGGTTGTATATCGAATTCCTAAGACTTCTATTAAAACTTTCTAGCAAAGACTAA
- a CDS encoding NuoI/complex I 23 kDa subunit family protein, with the protein MSIETISLSGRKKVVSNKDMSFVERLYLVAIVKGLVITVKHLFRKKVTIHYPEQVREMSPVYRGQHMLKRDEQGRENCTACGLCALSCPAEAITMKAAERKPDEKHLYREEKYAEIYEINMLRCIFCGLCEEACPKDAIYLTESKVLVPANYNREDFIFGKDKLVMPLEMAMKNAQLKNAN; encoded by the coding sequence ATGTCAATAGAAACTATATCATTATCGGGTAGAAAAAAGGTGGTGTCAAATAAGGACATGTCTTTTGTTGAACGATTGTATCTTGTGGCGATTGTAAAAGGTCTAGTTATTACTGTAAAACACCTTTTCAGAAAAAAAGTTACCATTCATTACCCAGAACAGGTTCGTGAAATGAGTCCAGTTTACCGTGGCCAACACATGTTGAAACGTGACGAACAAGGTCGTGAAAACTGTACTGCTTGCGGATTATGTGCTTTATCGTGCCCTGCAGAAGCAATCACTATGAAAGCGGCAGAACGTAAGCCTGATGAAAAACATTTATATAGAGAAGAGAAATACGCTGAAATCTACGAAATCAATATGCTTCGTTGTATTTTCTGCGGTTTATGTGAAGAAGCTTGTCCAAAAGACGCTATTTACTTAACAGAATCTAAAGTATTGGTTCCTGCTAATTACAATAGAGAAGATTTCATTTTCGGGAAAGATAAATTAGTGATGCCTTTAGAAATGGCTATGAAAAATGCTCAACTTAAAAACGCTAACTAA